A part of Terriglobus roseus genomic DNA contains:
- a CDS encoding AAA family ATPase — protein sequence MNTPSHSLELFQSGREELGRVLAGQQELIEQSLLTLLCGGHALVEGVPGVAKTLAVKTLARFLGLDFRRVQGTPDIMPADILGTNVFSPRTGEFAMHRGPVFTEFLLADEINRMPPRTQAALLESMEERQVTLDGQTYPLPIYFTVFATQNPLEFEGTYPLPEAQLDRFLLKIRVAYPEFSEERVVLERHHAISVGHRLEDISLTPVAPQLLEAARAEVRAVQVESALFDYLLAIVRRTREWPALMLGASPRAATSLLLVAKAYAARDGRDYLLPDDVKFAAAPVLRHRLILKPEAELEGFNTDRVIADVLAATPLPR from the coding sequence GTGAACACCCCAAGCCATTCCCTTGAGTTATTTCAAAGCGGCCGCGAAGAGCTTGGCCGTGTTCTTGCTGGTCAACAGGAGTTGATTGAGCAATCGTTGCTGACGCTGCTTTGTGGAGGACATGCGCTCGTTGAAGGTGTTCCAGGTGTGGCAAAGACGCTTGCGGTGAAGACACTCGCTCGTTTTCTTGGCTTGGATTTTCGTCGTGTGCAGGGAACGCCAGACATTATGCCCGCAGACATTTTAGGAACGAATGTGTTCTCTCCAAGGACGGGTGAGTTCGCCATGCATCGCGGGCCAGTCTTCACTGAGTTTCTGCTGGCCGACGAAATCAACCGCATGCCTCCCAGGACGCAGGCGGCGCTGCTTGAATCTATGGAAGAAAGACAGGTAACGCTTGATGGTCAAACATATCCGTTGCCAATCTATTTCACAGTCTTTGCAACGCAGAATCCTCTCGAATTTGAAGGCACATATCCGCTACCGGAGGCGCAGTTGGATCGATTCTTATTGAAGATCCGTGTTGCCTACCCTGAATTCTCAGAAGAACGCGTTGTGCTTGAGCGCCATCATGCGATTTCGGTAGGCCATCGTCTCGAGGATATTTCGTTGACACCAGTCGCACCGCAATTGTTGGAGGCGGCACGTGCAGAGGTGCGTGCAGTGCAGGTGGAATCAGCGTTGTTCGACTATCTTCTTGCCATTGTGCGGCGCACACGAGAGTGGCCTGCGTTGATGCTTGGAGCATCGCCCCGTGCAGCTACAAGTCTGCTGTTGGTTGCCAAGGCATATGCGGCGCGTGATGGGCGCGACTATCTTCTTCCTGACGATGTGAAGTTTGCTGCCGCGCCAGTCTTGCGTCACAGGCTGATCCTGAAACCAGAAGCAGAGCTGGAAGGATTCAACACGGACCGCGTGATTGCAGATGTGCTAGCTGCGACTCCATTGCCTCGTTAA
- a CDS encoding DUF58 domain-containing protein, producing the protein MQTLIPLPVTAIAHPKGRRLGRLLGFGATPRLLLLLAASILLSIPAFLASRTPWLMFGFDALLLGAFVVDALLLPAPERFELTRRFLHAPELGTPIAIELQATKSAVGIHKLRFTDDLHASMLFSEAIGTAVSYPSEPSKVEYVATPSQRGDLALGKLYFRYRSAIGFAERWAVADLRQTIRVFAAGEQANESSELFLLRARQIELEKRRLRRIGLGREFEQLRDYRIGDELRNISWKATARHNRLITLQFTTERSQQVWIVLDAGRLSRTTFALEKALAVNGEGDATQIVTQLDQAASAAGQLARVIQQSGDRSALLTYGRSVQQQLLPSSGTLHLRRMIDALSQVRSETAEADHLMASVRLRQLQRRRGLVLWITEMTESAGRPEIVTAVSALVRRHLVVLVLLQQPELEALASSSPKNAHEMYAITAAQEMLDRRRTLLAQLRSQGVLVVETNAANVAADSISKYLEVKSQGQL; encoded by the coding sequence ATGCAGACGCTGATCCCATTACCGGTTACCGCTATTGCGCATCCCAAAGGGAGGCGTTTGGGCAGGCTGCTGGGCTTTGGCGCCACACCGCGTCTATTGCTTCTGCTGGCCGCATCGATACTACTCAGCATCCCGGCTTTCCTTGCCAGCCGTACACCATGGTTGATGTTTGGTTTCGATGCGTTGCTGCTTGGAGCATTCGTCGTGGACGCTCTATTGTTACCAGCGCCTGAGCGGTTTGAATTAACGAGAAGATTTCTTCACGCCCCAGAGTTGGGAACACCGATCGCTATTGAATTGCAGGCAACGAAGTCTGCGGTTGGAATTCATAAGTTGCGCTTTACGGATGACCTTCACGCATCCATGTTGTTCTCTGAGGCGATCGGAACCGCTGTCAGTTATCCAAGCGAGCCGTCGAAAGTGGAATACGTGGCGACGCCGTCGCAACGCGGCGATTTGGCGCTCGGAAAACTGTACTTCCGATATCGCAGCGCGATTGGATTTGCCGAGCGGTGGGCGGTAGCCGATCTTCGTCAGACCATTCGTGTCTTCGCAGCGGGCGAGCAAGCGAACGAGTCTTCGGAATTATTTCTTTTGCGTGCGCGACAGATTGAACTAGAAAAAAGAAGGCTGCGCCGCATTGGTCTGGGGCGCGAATTTGAACAATTGAGGGACTATCGCATCGGCGATGAACTGCGCAATATTTCATGGAAGGCGACGGCACGGCACAATCGTCTGATCACGCTGCAATTCACTACAGAGCGTTCGCAGCAGGTGTGGATTGTGCTGGACGCCGGAAGGTTGTCGAGAACAACATTCGCGTTGGAAAAGGCGCTTGCGGTCAACGGTGAAGGGGATGCAACACAGATTGTCACGCAGTTGGATCAGGCGGCGTCAGCGGCTGGACAGCTTGCGCGCGTCATCCAGCAGTCGGGCGATCGCAGTGCGCTATTGACGTATGGCCGCAGTGTCCAGCAGCAGTTGCTGCCATCGTCGGGAACGTTACATCTGCGTCGCATGATTGATGCGTTGTCGCAGGTGCGATCCGAGACAGCGGAGGCTGATCATCTGATGGCTTCTGTTCGTTTGCGGCAGTTGCAACGCCGACGCGGACTAGTTTTATGGATCACGGAGATGACCGAAAGCGCGGGGAGGCCGGAGATTGTGACGGCTGTCAGCGCGCTGGTGCGCCGTCATCTGGTCGTGCTTGTTTTGCTGCAGCAACCAGAGTTGGAGGCATTGGCTTCGTCTTCCCCGAAAAACGCGCACGAGATGTATGCCATTACTGCAGCGCAAGAAATGCTCGATCGTAGAAGAACCTTGCTAGCTCAGTTGCGTTCACAAGGTGTGTTGGTCGTGGAAACCAATGCGGCCAACGTTGCCGCCGACAGCATTTCCAAATATTTGGAAGTTAAATCGCAGGGACAGCTTTGA
- a CDS encoding stage II sporulation protein M: protein MLTEADSPVSIHYMVSNGWIAARREDWDRLHALTTTVETKGLKSLTADELRDFGLLYRRATADLSAVRSDRTAQSLAEYLNRLVSRAHNHVYSGQRTSMLSVWRFLSADFPILVRRLWPYIAASVTLCLLGALLGSLETIARPHFMRAVLGPEMVATIERHEMWTESVLSAKPQESSAIMTNNIAVTFYVFAGGILAGIPTVLMLFWNGMSVGIISTACAQHGMALDLWSFVAAHGALELPSIFIAGGAGLRIATGLLFPGTLTRRTSLARAGSEAVRLLAGTIPMLFIAGILEAFLDPTHVPRAVKFSVCALLLTGLFFWLSEGGRNRQLDIKAVPAI from the coding sequence GTGCTCACAGAGGCAGACTCTCCAGTTAGCATTCACTATATGGTCTCCAACGGCTGGATTGCGGCGCGACGTGAAGATTGGGATCGGCTGCATGCGCTAACGACAACTGTGGAGACCAAGGGATTGAAGTCCCTCACAGCAGACGAACTGCGCGACTTCGGCCTGCTCTATCGGCGCGCAACGGCAGATCTCTCGGCGGTAAGGAGCGATCGCACGGCGCAATCGCTAGCGGAATATCTCAATCGCCTTGTTAGCCGCGCCCATAATCATGTCTATAGCGGACAGCGCACCAGTATGCTCAGCGTCTGGCGCTTTCTGAGTGCGGATTTCCCGATACTGGTGCGACGGCTGTGGCCATACATCGCCGCCTCAGTTACGCTTTGCCTTCTGGGTGCGCTGCTTGGCTCTCTGGAAACAATTGCTCGCCCACACTTCATGCGCGCCGTTCTGGGGCCGGAGATGGTGGCCACCATTGAGCGCCATGAGATGTGGACTGAGAGTGTATTGAGCGCGAAGCCACAGGAATCCAGCGCCATCATGACGAACAACATTGCGGTTACGTTCTATGTCTTTGCGGGCGGCATTCTCGCGGGCATTCCCACCGTGTTGATGTTGTTCTGGAATGGCATGAGCGTCGGCATTATCTCCACCGCCTGCGCGCAGCACGGTATGGCATTGGACTTATGGAGCTTTGTCGCGGCTCACGGCGCACTGGAACTGCCGAGCATCTTTATAGCCGGTGGCGCCGGCCTTCGCATAGCCACAGGCTTGCTGTTTCCAGGAACATTAACACGGCGAACCTCACTTGCGCGCGCAGGCAGTGAAGCTGTGAGGCTGCTTGCAGGCACCATACCCATGCTTTTCATCGCGGGAATTCTAGAAGCTTTTCTCGATCCCACGCACGTGCCAAGAGCAGTGAAATTTTCTGTTTGTGCACTGTTGCTGACCGGACTGTTTTTCTGGTTGAGCGAGGGCGGACGCAATCGTCAGCTCGATATCAAAGCTGTCCCTGCGATTTAA
- a CDS encoding RDD family protein gives MSTFSQPPATFDDHAIDTPEQVALYFPLAGLGSRFLAAALDIAIQTAVTLLLVLVAVIVFSAIGTHRLDNMSNTAAKWFTALLILGYFTLIWGYYTLFEAFRNGQTPGKRVLKIRVIKDSGRQITFFEALARNLLRVIDNLPGAYLTGVISILVTKQNKRLGDLVAGTIVVHERTDEFGGYLSAPVSRSFTSNIFQAPAAPPPMLSEIPADRVARLTPNDLHLIDSFLARAISLPMDVRAQLGSRLLDTLCTKMDVPVPTDVPPERILEALAYTLRGAGRA, from the coding sequence GTGAGCACGTTTTCCCAACCGCCCGCCACTTTTGACGACCACGCAATCGACACGCCGGAGCAGGTGGCGCTTTACTTTCCACTGGCTGGCTTGGGAAGCCGGTTTCTCGCGGCTGCACTGGACATTGCGATCCAGACTGCGGTTACGTTATTGCTCGTCCTTGTTGCGGTAATCGTATTCAGCGCCATTGGCACACACAGGCTGGACAATATGTCCAACACTGCTGCGAAGTGGTTTACAGCACTGCTCATCCTTGGATACTTCACGCTGATCTGGGGTTACTACACGCTATTCGAGGCATTTCGTAACGGACAGACGCCGGGTAAGCGAGTTCTGAAGATCCGCGTGATCAAAGACAGCGGACGACAGATCACGTTCTTCGAGGCATTGGCGCGCAATCTACTACGTGTAATCGACAATTTGCCCGGAGCTTATCTCACAGGTGTAATTTCCATCCTTGTTACGAAGCAGAATAAGCGGCTAGGCGATCTGGTTGCCGGCACCATTGTCGTGCATGAACGTACCGACGAGTTTGGTGGATACTTGTCTGCACCTGTGAGCCGTAGTTTCACTTCCAACATTTTTCAGGCCCCTGCGGCTCCGCCTCCAATGTTGTCTGAGATTCCAGCGGATCGCGTTGCACGTCTCACTCCTAATGATTTGCATCTGATCGATAGCTTTCTGGCTCGTGCGATTTCGTTGCCCATGGATGTACGCGCTCAGCTTGGGTCGCGTCTTCTGGATACGCTATGCACGAAGATGGATGTGCCCGTGCCGACGGATGTGCCTCCTGAGAGAATATTGGAGGCGCTCGCTTATACCTTGCGCGGCGCGGGAAGAGCGTAA
- the mgrA gene encoding L-glyceraldehyde 3-phosphate reductase, with amino-acid sequence MAFPQSYVANPDRYSNAQFRRCGKSGIQLPLITLGLWQNFGGDDVYETGRAMLRRAFDRGVTHFDLANNYGPPYGSAEENFGKVLRTDFAAHRDELIISSKAGWDMWPGPYGIGGSKKYLVASLDQSLKRMGLEYVDIFYTHRPDFDTPIEETVSALAQIVRQGKALYVGISSYSPERTKIAYELLAKEGIRLLIHQPSYSMLNRFLEQGLLDTLGELGVGCIAFSPLAQGLLTNKYLKGDATQNTRASGGDSSFSKDLLKPETLDRVRALHTIAEKRGQSLAQMAIAWTLRDSRVTSSLIGARNVAQLDDSLNSLNNLAFTEEELKQIDQFAVDTPEIDLWRPVNSR; translated from the coding sequence ATGGCATTTCCGCAGTCGTACGTTGCCAACCCTGATCGCTACAGCAATGCGCAGTTCCGCCGCTGCGGCAAGAGCGGCATTCAGTTGCCCCTGATTACGTTGGGCCTATGGCAGAACTTTGGTGGCGATGATGTCTATGAGACAGGCCGAGCCATGTTGCGTCGTGCATTCGACCGTGGTGTGACGCATTTTGATTTGGCGAATAACTATGGGCCACCGTATGGCTCTGCTGAGGAGAACTTCGGCAAAGTGCTTCGCACAGACTTCGCAGCGCATCGCGATGAACTCATCATTTCGTCCAAGGCTGGCTGGGATATGTGGCCCGGGCCGTATGGCATTGGTGGATCGAAGAAGTACCTTGTTGCTTCGCTGGATCAGTCGCTGAAGCGTATGGGGCTCGAGTATGTCGATATCTTCTACACGCACAGGCCTGATTTCGATACGCCAATTGAAGAAACAGTAAGCGCTCTTGCGCAAATCGTCCGCCAAGGCAAAGCGCTTTATGTAGGCATTTCCTCCTACTCTCCAGAGCGCACGAAGATTGCTTATGAATTGTTGGCGAAGGAAGGCATTCGTCTGCTGATTCATCAGCCTTCGTATTCCATGTTGAATCGCTTCTTAGAGCAGGGACTGCTGGACACGCTGGGAGAACTCGGCGTGGGATGCATCGCGTTTTCGCCGCTCGCACAGGGACTGCTAACAAACAAGTATCTGAAGGGTGATGCAACACAAAACACACGAGCAAGCGGCGGCGACAGCAGTTTCAGTAAAGATCTGTTGAAGCCGGAAACGCTTGATCGGGTACGCGCGTTGCATACGATTGCGGAAAAGCGTGGACAATCGCTCGCGCAGATGGCTATCGCGTGGACACTGCGTGATTCTCGCGTTACTTCATCGCTGATTGGAGCTCGCAACGTTGCCCAGTTGGACGATTCGCTGAATTCTTTGAACAATCTCGCATTCACCGAAGAGGAACTGAAGCAGATTGATCAGTTTGCCGTCGATACGCCAGAGATTGATTTGTGGCGTCCGGTAAACAGCAGATAA
- a CDS encoding YfiT family bacillithiol transferase: MTTNTPAQPSSDPRYPMGRFHNPPTIDAAAIEDALKTLQELPQQLRNAVKDLNDAQLATPYREGGWTVRQTVHHVADSHMNAYIRMKLALTENAPVIKTYEEALWAELSDGKNAPVEWSLQLLEALHARWVTMLRSLKDEQWQRTFAHPEHGPLNLQTAVLMYDWHSRHHLAHITSLREAKGW, translated from the coding sequence ATGACAACCAACACCCCAGCGCAACCGTCCAGCGATCCACGGTACCCGATGGGCCGCTTCCACAATCCACCGACCATCGACGCTGCCGCTATCGAAGACGCATTGAAGACACTACAAGAATTGCCACAGCAGCTTCGGAATGCAGTGAAGGATCTGAACGATGCACAACTTGCCACACCGTATCGTGAAGGTGGATGGACGGTGCGACAGACGGTGCATCACGTAGCCGACTCGCACATGAACGCGTACATCCGTATGAAGCTTGCACTGACGGAAAATGCGCCCGTGATCAAGACATACGAAGAGGCGCTTTGGGCAGAATTGTCCGACGGCAAGAACGCGCCCGTGGAGTGGTCGCTGCAGCTTCTGGAAGCGTTACACGCACGCTGGGTAACGATGCTGCGTTCTCTGAAGGATGAACAATGGCAACGCACCTTTGCGCATCCTGAGCATGGCCCGCTTAACCTGCAAACTGCTGTGCTGATGTACGACTGGCACAGCAGACATCACCTCGCCCATATCACTTCCCTCCGAGAAGCCAAAGGCTGGTAA
- the tldD gene encoding metalloprotease TldD, which produces MSSLAATPSASTSPNYFQERFGVDHALVTRCLAAALSAGGDFAELYFESVTSSSIGIDEGIVKSASQGHSMGCGVRVLSGERTGYSYTDSLEEDRLIHAAKTAALIASGPAKQQVVPFVETQVHDLYPVIGLDAEIREKLALVQRADKAARAYDSRITQVRAGFNDEVRHILIAASDGTWASDTQPLSRFSVSVIAKGADGVTTRGSGGGGGRVKLDYYTTERTPEHFAQQAARQAILQLDAVAAPAGEMEVVLGPGWPGVLIHEAVGHGLEADFNRKKQSAFAGLMGQRVATDKVTVVDNGTIANRRGSLNVDDEGTPTRNNVLIEKGILRQYMSDKLSAKVMGLQSTGSGRRESYACVPMPRMTNTYMLAGEDDPADILRSVKCGLYAVNFSGGSVDITNGKFVFAASEAYLIEDGKVTAPVKGAMLIGDGATALKHVSMVGHDLALDEGIGTCGKRGQGVPVGVGMPTVKLDKVTVGGTGHGAGN; this is translated from the coding sequence ATGAGTAGCCTGGCCGCCACGCCTTCCGCATCGACTTCTCCCAACTATTTCCAGGAACGCTTCGGCGTCGACCATGCGCTTGTTACGCGTTGCCTTGCTGCCGCTTTGAGCGCTGGTGGCGACTTCGCAGAGCTGTACTTTGAGTCTGTTACCTCCTCCTCTATTGGGATTGATGAGGGGATTGTGAAGTCCGCTAGCCAGGGCCACAGCATGGGTTGTGGTGTCCGCGTGCTCAGCGGCGAACGCACTGGTTACAGCTATACCGATTCGCTTGAGGAAGATCGTCTGATCCATGCGGCGAAGACGGCCGCGTTGATAGCCAGCGGGCCCGCGAAGCAACAGGTTGTGCCGTTTGTCGAGACGCAGGTACATGATCTGTATCCGGTGATTGGTCTTGATGCGGAGATACGCGAGAAGTTGGCGTTAGTTCAACGTGCGGACAAAGCGGCGCGCGCGTATGACTCGCGTATCACGCAGGTTCGTGCGGGATTCAACGACGAGGTTCGCCACATTCTGATTGCGGCCAGCGATGGAACATGGGCTTCTGACACGCAGCCATTGAGCCGGTTCAGTGTTTCTGTAATTGCCAAGGGGGCGGACGGGGTCACCACGCGCGGGTCTGGTGGAGGCGGTGGCCGTGTCAAGCTGGACTACTACACGACTGAGCGTACTCCGGAGCACTTTGCCCAGCAGGCAGCACGGCAGGCCATCCTGCAACTGGATGCGGTAGCTGCGCCGGCGGGTGAGATGGAAGTGGTGTTAGGGCCGGGATGGCCGGGTGTGCTGATCCATGAGGCTGTGGGGCATGGTTTGGAGGCGGACTTCAACCGGAAGAAGCAGTCGGCTTTTGCCGGGTTGATGGGACAGCGTGTTGCCACGGACAAGGTCACAGTAGTGGACAACGGCACCATTGCTAACCGTCGCGGGTCGCTGAACGTGGATGACGAAGGCACGCCTACGCGTAACAACGTCCTCATCGAGAAGGGCATCCTGAGGCAGTACATGAGCGACAAGCTGTCGGCCAAGGTGATGGGGCTGCAGTCGACGGGCAGTGGACGACGTGAGAGCTATGCCTGCGTGCCGATGCCGCGCATGACCAACACCTACATGCTCGCTGGCGAGGACGATCCTGCGGATATCCTGCGGAGTGTGAAGTGCGGGTTGTACGCGGTGAACTTCTCCGGTGGTTCGGTAGACATTACCAACGGCAAGTTCGTATTCGCCGCCAGCGAGGCGTACCTGATTGAGGATGGCAAGGTAACTGCGCCGGTGAAGGGCGCGATGCTGATCGGCGATGGTGCTACGGCGTTGAAGCACGTCAGCATGGTGGGCCATGATCTGGCGTTGGATGAGGGCATTGGTACCTGCGGTAAGCGTGGGCAAGGCGTGCCTGTTGGCGTCGGGATGCCGACGGTGAAGCTGGACAAGGTGACGGTCGGCGGGACTGGTCACGGAGCAGGGAACTAA
- a CDS encoding TldD/PmbA family protein gives MAMTKQVKLALVQEIVERALGAGATDAEAVVVEGDEFSTKVRLGQVETLTESTSRAIGLRVFHGLRTASTSTNDLSEESLKRLVSGAVELARITEEDPFAGLPDASAYSTVRNADGLHIYFEDVYKLPAAERIEMARATEAAAMAADVRIQNSDGGTFSAATSYKAIANSRGFAGEYRKSYCGIGVTAIAQDASGMQRDGWGSSARTLTKLESPEDVGREAAKRAVRRLGSRRVKTQKASVVFSREIARGIIGNIFDAVNGDAIYRHASMFEDKLGEQIANPLVTVVDDGTMMLEPMLGGFGTLPFDGDGLPMQRKVIVDKGVLQTYVTNTYTARKLGVKSTGNASRGLAGAPGIGAGNFYLEAGTLTPREIIAEVQNGLYVTEVLGSGVNLVTGDYSQGAAGLWIENGEFTGAVEEITIAGNLKDMYRNIVAVGNDLIFRGASASPCFRVEGMTIAGS, from the coding sequence ATGGCGATGACAAAGCAAGTGAAGTTGGCTCTTGTGCAGGAGATTGTGGAGCGTGCGTTGGGGGCGGGGGCTACCGATGCTGAGGCTGTGGTGGTGGAGGGGGATGAGTTCTCCACCAAGGTGCGGCTGGGGCAGGTGGAGACGCTTACGGAGTCTACGTCGCGGGCGATTGGGTTGCGGGTGTTTCATGGGCTGCGTACTGCGAGCACCTCTACCAACGACCTGAGTGAGGAGAGCCTCAAGCGGTTGGTGAGTGGTGCGGTGGAGTTGGCTCGCATCACCGAGGAAGACCCGTTTGCGGGGTTGCCGGATGCGAGTGCGTACTCGACCGTGCGCAATGCGGATGGTCTGCATATCTACTTCGAGGATGTGTACAAGCTGCCTGCTGCGGAGCGGATTGAGATGGCGCGTGCGACCGAGGCTGCGGCGATGGCGGCGGATGTGCGTATCCAGAACAGCGATGGCGGGACGTTCTCAGCCGCGACATCGTACAAGGCGATCGCCAACTCGCGTGGGTTTGCGGGTGAGTATCGCAAGAGCTACTGCGGCATTGGCGTGACTGCGATTGCGCAGGATGCTTCTGGGATGCAACGCGATGGATGGGGCAGCAGCGCGCGTACGCTAACGAAGCTGGAGTCACCTGAGGACGTTGGCAGAGAGGCAGCGAAGCGTGCGGTGCGTCGCCTTGGCTCTCGCAGGGTGAAGACGCAGAAGGCTTCCGTAGTGTTCTCGCGGGAGATTGCGCGCGGGATTATTGGGAACATCTTCGACGCGGTGAATGGCGATGCGATCTATCGTCATGCTTCGATGTTCGAGGACAAGTTGGGCGAGCAGATTGCCAATCCGCTGGTGACGGTTGTGGATGATGGCACGATGATGCTGGAGCCGATGCTTGGTGGCTTTGGCACGTTGCCGTTTGACGGTGATGGTTTGCCGATGCAGCGCAAGGTGATCGTGGACAAGGGCGTGTTGCAGACCTATGTGACGAACACTTATACCGCGCGCAAGCTGGGTGTGAAGAGTACGGGTAACGCTTCGCGTGGGTTGGCTGGAGCGCCTGGTATTGGTGCGGGGAACTTCTACCTAGAAGCCGGAACGCTGACACCGCGCGAGATCATTGCCGAGGTGCAGAACGGGCTTTATGTCACCGAGGTTCTTGGTAGCGGTGTGAACCTTGTTACGGGCGACTATTCGCAGGGCGCTGCAGGTTTGTGGATTGAGAACGGCGAGTTCACGGGTGCTGTGGAAGAGATCACCATTGCGGGCAATCTGAAGGACATGTATCGCAACATTGTTGCGGTTGGGAACGACCTGATTTTTCGCGGTGCTTCAGCTTCTCCATGCTTCCGCGTAGAGGGCATGACGATCGCCGGCTCCTAG
- a CDS encoding DUF302 domain-containing protein produces the protein MQQEATNGLVIRRSSHTVDEVVQSLQAMLVAKSIHLFALIDHSGEAVKAGLTMRPTKLFIFGDPKAGTPLMLASITSAIDLPLKILVWEDEQGATQLAYNDPAYLAARHHIPENLLANISGIAKIVEKLL, from the coding sequence ATGCAGCAGGAAGCAACCAACGGTCTCGTAATACGCCGCAGCAGTCACACTGTTGATGAAGTCGTGCAGTCGTTGCAGGCGATGTTAGTCGCAAAAAGCATCCATCTCTTCGCTCTCATCGACCACAGCGGAGAAGCCGTAAAGGCTGGCCTCACCATGAGACCGACAAAGCTGTTCATCTTCGGCGATCCCAAAGCAGGTACTCCACTCATGCTCGCGTCCATCACCAGCGCGATCGACCTGCCGCTCAAGATTCTCGTTTGGGAAGACGAACAAGGAGCAACGCAACTGGCCTACAACGATCCGGCCTATCTAGCCGCGCGCCACCACATCCCGGAGAACCTACTCGCAAACATCTCCGGCATTGCGAAGATCGTCGAAAAGCTCCTATAG